In the genome of Bradysia coprophila strain Holo2 unplaced genomic scaffold, BU_Bcop_v1 contig_232, whole genome shotgun sequence, one region contains:
- the LOC119076037 gene encoding inositol-trisphosphate 3-kinase B-like isoform X1, whose protein sequence is MSVCALPPIVRIYEDFDKMSAEELSYCESNKDANKNDIVVIKKMPAEKEYCSSSCDEDSPKCSRGCNSSTVPKDDDKPKRTRKLSDGRKKSSSNLLYKCSKSFAESHQQSSNQKRPTTDEVRSRTATASSSSSSSRRHLDPHRSPSGGLRKHVLNRRSPSPLSASDMKRIIGFSHGYEQYQRSFLEVPLPRDYGYASSDDLSSEWDSDVPDLDTSQKPSGWRKLRNIVQWTPFFQTYKKQRYPWVQLAGHQGNFKAGPDPGTVLKKMCPKEEKCFRVLMQDVLRPYVPEYKGQVNSEDGEPYLQLQDLLSDFNQPCVMDCKIGVRTYLEEELSKAKEKPKLRKDMYEKMIQIDPQAPNEEENKAKGVTKPRYMVWRETISSTATLGFRIEGIKKGDGSSSKDFKTTKSREQIHSAMRDFTDGFPLCIAKYIQRLKAIRATLECSDFFTSHEVIGSSLLFVHDRNNASVWLIDFAKTVMLPQDIKISHNGIWSVGNHEDGYLIGINNLIDIFEELQTSQDTSPVSPVDTKQVASEESTQAVNRESVPNVETNQMPKQESDTVLCKEPSPLSGQETRPSSNQESSPSANQESSPLSNQESIPVSSEESNQRSMEEVTPKSSQESYVVQNVDVTSVPTTVPNNSNTDEQLNNNLEKVSNLSIES, encoded by the exons ATGTCTGTATGTGCTTTACCGCCAATCGTTCGAATTTATGaagattttgataaaatgagTGCCGAAGAGTTAAGTTACTGTGAATCAAACAAAGACGCCAATAAAAATGACATTGTcgtcattaaaaaaatgccAGCGGAAAAGGAATACTGTTCGTCTAGTTGCGACGAAGACTCACCGAAATGTAGCCGCGGATGCAACAGCAGCACTGTTCCGAAGGACGATGATAAACCAAAGCGAACTCGTAAGCTCAGCGATGGTCGCAAAAAGTCCTCGTCCAATTTACTGTACAAATGCAGCAAATCGTTCGCTGAGTCTCATCAACAATCAAGCAATCAAAAGAGACCTACAACAGATGAAGTACGCTCGAGAACTGCAACAGCAtcgtcgtcatcatcatcatcacgaCGACATCTCGATCCGCACAGATCACCGTCGGGTGGTTTGAGGAAGCATGTGCTAAACAGACGTTCACCGTCACCGCTGAGTGCCAGCGATATGAAACGAATCATTGGCTTCAGTCATGGATACGAACAATATCAGCGATCGTTCTTGGAAGTGCCTCTGCCCAGAGATTACGGATATGCGTCGAGTGATGATTTGAGTTCGGAATGGGATTCAGATGTTCCCGATTTGGATACATCACAAaag CCATCTGGTTGGAGGAAGCTGCGTAATATCGTACAATGGACGCCGTTCTTTCAAACCTACAAGAAGCAACGCTATCCGTGGGTACAGCTAGCTGGACATCAGGGAAATTTTAAGGCTGGTCCGGATCCGGGAACggttttgaagaaaatgtgtcCGAAAGAAGAGAAATGTTTTCGA GTGTTGATGCAAGATGTGTTGAGGCCATATGTACCTGAATATAAAGGTCAAGTGAACAGCGAGGATGGAGAAC CCTATCTACAGCTGCAGGATCTATTAAGTGATTTCAATCAGCCGTGTGTGATGGACTGTAAAATAGGTGTACGGACGTATTTAGAGGAGGAACTATCGAAAGCCAAAGAGAAGCCTAAGTTAAGAAAG GACATGTACGAGAAGATGATTCAAATCGACCCCCAAGCACCGAACGAAGAGGAAAACAAAGCGAAGGGTGTAACAAAGCCGCGATACATGGTGTGGCGGGAAACCATATCCAGTACGGCTACGTTAGGTTTTCGAATTGAG GGCATTAAAAAGGGTGACGGAAGCAGTTCAAAAGactttaaaacaacaaaatctcgTGAACAAATCCACAGTGCAATGAGGGACTTCACAGACGGATTCCCATTATGCATT GCAAAATATATTCAACGCTTAAAAGCCATTCGAGCAACATTGGAATGTTCCGATTTCTTTACGTCGCACGAAGTCATTGGTAGCAGTTTACTCTTTGTGCACGATCGGAACAATGCCAGCGTTTGGCTAATCGATTTTGCGAAGACGGTCATGCTGCCGCAGGACATAAAAATCAGCCACAATGGCATCTGGAGCGTCGGCAATCACGAGGATGGTTATTTGATTGGCATCAATAATTTGATCGACATTTTCGAGGAGCTGCAAACGAGTCAAGACACAAGTCCAGTGTCGCCCGTAGATACGAAGCAAGTGGCGAGTGAAGAATCAACTCAAGCGGTGAATCGAGAATCAGTTCCGaatgttgaaacaaatcaaatgcCGAAACAAGAATCAGACACAGTGTTGTGTAAAGAGCCAAGTCCACTGTCAGGACAAGAAACCCGGCCATCGTCGAACCAAGAATCGAGTCCATCGGCGAACCAAGAATCGAGTCCATTGTCGAATCAGGAATCGATCCCAGTGTCATCTGAGGAGTCCAATCAAAGATCGATGGAGGAAGTAACACCAAAATCGAGTCAAGAGTCGTATGTTGTGCAAAATGTGGATGTGACATCCGTTCCTACCACCGTTCCTAACAACAGCAACACCGATGAgcaattaaataataatttggagAAAGTGAGCAACCTTTCAATTGAATCGTAG
- the LOC119076027 gene encoding open rectifier potassium channel protein 1-like, with the protein MSPRQWLALLGFYTAYLFFGASVFYYTENGYETQQRAVELQKRIDINELLVKHTSPNDVTIQNEVLTKVSIYCKKPVTNHTLDKYIDPHVWSFYHSVFFSFTVCSTLGYGNITPTHSFGRYFMIVYALIGMPVNAILYTYLGEFFGKTFTRIYKRYKAYKIATNKNYVPRRLGMIAQVSLYLVPASIVLIFLPSCLFTYFEGWTYSDSVYYSFVTLSTIGFGDFIPTFQPHQERVFGIYFQFYQAFVIIWLVFGLSYLLMLIGFIARGMRSKRITRLEHQLSENIKLTQNKIWSGVTKDVSYLRRILNEIYMLKFKAVYDEPDDSQSLNNNFPRSASCPSLQLYRTNVLLEFERKRTLSDYHVYDSDNPTLLSRHSESDLFRINKTKTFREKNELPFDTGEMLARVVRALGNITADDDECNDSDIIQDTETMTSAISVKSSEHEYSIPPAKPRSRAVSAYRKSSIIPFESAHKWTWNGTNAQIQEFRNMRHKLNIKEKEIVPNNNLTCSVKIDEPCTKPLLPRFNPTTKTDQLPKITVGHHQKRYSIVGQEHLPLKRRPSRIGYLKPLPNSSSRRPSIFDFQENQADKNLLENTTIADLIRVLETAHTLNNSCNDPALQELLGVSPKQSGNRRASMYPRYSEQHPMRPLINGKSSTHHYDHLPLPQPDPSNFAQRRFSVHPNPSRRSSFSNSAVTTSIKQRRQSMRPSHWLMHNNNSTDVTEVTGRFTVSKRLRPTNSFRMQNNFLRRTVAQASQNSLSELNEKCDDRIV; encoded by the exons atgtctcCAAGGCAATGGCTAGCGCTGTTAGGATTTTACACAGCCTATTTATTTTTCGGGGCCAGCGTTTTCTACTACACCGAAAATGGATACGAAACGCAACAGCGAGCTGTTGAATTGCAGAAACGGATTGATATAAATG AGCTACTAGTGAAACACACATCACCAAACGACGTAACCATCCAAAATGAAGTCTTAACAAAGGTATCAATCTACTGTAAGAAACCGGTCACCAATCACACACTGGACAAATACATCGATCCACACGTTTGGAGTTTTTATCATTCCGTTTTTTTCTCCTTTACCGTTTGCTCAACGTTAG GATATGGCAACATTACACCGACACATTCGTTCGGAAGATACTTCATGATTGTGTATGCACTGATCGGAATGCCAGTCAATGCAATTCTGTACACCTATTTGGgtgaatttttcggaaaaact TTCACTAGGATCTACAAACGGTACAAGGCCTACAAAATtgccacaaacaaaaattacgtaCCCCGACGATTAGGCATGATTGCGCAAGTATCGTTATACCTTGTTCCTGCATCAATTGTGCTGATATTTCTGCCGTCGTGTTTATTCACTTACTTCGAGGGATGGACCTATTCAGATTCAGTGTACTATTCATTCGTAACCTTGTCAACCATTGGATTTGGGGACTTTATTCCAACATTCCAGCCGCATCAG GAACGAGTTTTTGGAAtctatttccaattttatcaaGCATTCGTCATCATTTGGTTGGTATTTGGTCTGAGCTATTTGCTGATGTTAATTGGTTTTATTGCCAG AGGAATGCGTAGCAAACGAATTACTAGATTGGAACACCAACTGTCGGAGAATATCAAActtacacaaaataaaatttggagtGGAGTCACTAAAGACGTTAGCTACTTGCGTAGAATtctcaacgaaatttacatgttaaaattTAAG GCTGTCTACGATGAGCCCGATGACAGCCAATCCCTAAACAACAACTTTCCACGATCGGCATCATGTCCCTCATTGCAGCTTTATCGCACTAATGTACTTTTGGAATTCGAAAGAAAACGTACCTTATCCGACTACCACGTCTACGATTCCGACAATCCAACATTGTTGAGCCGTCATTCCGAGTCGGACCTGTTCAGaatcaacaaaacgaaaacatttcgcGAAAAGAACGAACTGCCTTTTGATACGGGAGAGATGTTGGCTAGAGTGGTTCGCGCATTGGGTAATATTACCGCTGATGATGACGAATGCAACGATAGCGACATCATACAGGACACTGAAACAATGACGTCGGCTATATCGGTTAAATCGAGTGAACATGAGTATTCCATACCACCGGCGAAGCCAAGATCTCGAGCGGTGTCTGCCTATCGAAAATCGTCGATTATACCGTTTGAATCGGCACACAAATGGACATGGAACGGAACTAATGCTCAAATTCAAGAGTTCCGGAACATGCGTCacaaattgaatattaaaGAAAAGGAAATTGTTCCGAACAACAATCTGACGTGCTCCGTGAAAATAGACGAACCTTGCACGAAACCATTACTTCCGAGATTTAATCCGACCACCAAAACCGATCAGTTGCCGAAAATTACAGTTGGTCATCATCAGAAACGATACTCGATTGTTGGCCAAGAGCATTTGCCTCTAAAGCGAAGACCTTCGCGGATTGGTTACTTGAAACCGCTACCGAATTCTTCCTCTCGACGTCCAAGCATTTTCGACTTTCAAGAGAATCAGGccgacaaaaatttattggaaaatacGACCATAGCCGATTTGATACGGGTATTAGAAACGGCACACACATTAAACAATTCGTGCAATGATCCGGCTCTGCAAGAACTACTCGGTGTCAGTCCGAAACAATCTGGCAATCGAAGAGCTTCGATGTATCCTCGGTATAGCGAACAACATCCGATGCGCCCAttgataaatggaaaatcttcaACTCACCACTACGACCACTTGCCGTTGCCACAGCCCGATCCCAGCAATTTCGCTCAAAGACGATTCAGTGTGCACCCAAACCCGTCAAGACGTTCGTCGTTCTCAAATAGTGCAGTCACAACATCGATAAAACAACGCAGACAATCCATGCGGCCCAGCCATTGGTTAATGCACAATAACAATTCGACCGATGTAACAGAAGTTACCGGTAGATTTACGGTTTCGAAGCGGTTGAGACCGACGAATAGCTTTCGaatgcaaaacaattttttgaggCGCACAGTGGCCCAGGCCAGCCAGAATAGCCTCTCTGAATTGAACGAGAAATGCGACGACAGAattgtttga
- the LOC119076028 gene encoding open rectifier potassium channel protein 1-like, producing the protein MEYYIRMSLRQWLAMFAFYAMYVFLGASIFYTIEHNLETERRAAQLQERIDMNDLLTTYTSPNDIELQNKILDQVSDYCGRKVTNHTLDEHVDPYVWNFFHAFYFSFTTCTTVGYGNISPSTSLGRIILCFYALFGIPISCFFIASVAHFFAATYVRLHKQYMEYKHANTKNYVPPAVGFAGKICMYLTPGLVIFIFVPAILFSYFEEWDYVRSVYYSFVTLSTVGYGDLVPTFQSHQEREFHLYFLAYEIFIIFWNIAGLGYVLMLINFVAKAMKSKRVAKWEHKISQNIKATEHLVRQEVSKDLNFLRRLLNEVNLLKVKPVYNDVSSKRQSIFLPRSSSCPDLSLYHYKNTGRSVLGRSYSLAPDSTPISLRMGSTNLHKTQSDSDLYHIDRQKTFRNSTNSRGEDDLITKVVSALGSIRQQDEIDRSGSEMGINGFSDSQILSSEKSYSAWSLHRCDAELHASRASSLSNFNQLTWNGRNSNEIRATTDATVSSRPNVFNRSVSLHIPDDEDNKDLQNVVNKEALNRMLKKPRVRLLSEQSKRNSVVFSETEKRNAKRDSIISLPREYISSTSRGRDSIISILDAPIHGTKSELLENTSIADLIRALEVVHTSAVYENGPVNASPKMKSHLSQMVNSRRGSLRPIPGYTTVFSSSDNKEHMRKISTQSTPNPSSFSRHLSLLPHYPPPQYTTTVALKPTVHRSSIRLANTSPERNNPSIPPSILLQKKLPHGPSPLARNT; encoded by the exons ATCTTCTGACCACGTACACATCTCCGAACGACATCGagttacaaaacaaaatcctCGATCAGGTATCTGATTACTGTGGCCGCAAAGTAACCAATCATACCCTCGACGAACATGTGGATCCGTACGTTTGGAACTTTTTCCATGCCTTCTACTTTTCGTTCACCACCTGCACAACAGTTG GCTATGGCAACATCTCACCGTCAACCTCACtaggaagaataattttgtgtttctacGCTCTGTTTGGCATACCAATAAGTTGCTTTTTCATCGCTAGTGTGGCGCATTTTTTCGCTGCAACA TACGTTAGACTCCACAAGCAGTACATGGAATACAAACATGCAAACACTAAGAATTATGTTCCTCCCGCTGTCGGATTCGCTGGGAAAATTTGCATGTATCTTACACCAGGGCTGGTCATTTTCATATTCGTGCCGGCAATTCTCTTCTCTTATTTTGAAGAATGGGATTACGTACGATCGGTATACTACTCATTTGTCACCTTGAGTACAG TTGGATATGGAGATCTGGTGCCGACATTTCAATCTCATCAG GAACGAGAATTTCATCTGTACTTTTTAGcatatgaaattttcataattttttggaACATTGCCGGTTTGGGATACGTGTTGatgttaataaattttgttgccAA AGCAATGAAATCTAAACGAGTGGCTAAATGGGAACATAAAATTTCCCAGAATATCAAAGCAACTGAACATCTTGTGCGACAAGAAGTCTCCAAAGATTTGAACTTTTTGCGACGTCTTCTTAACGAAGTTAACTTGTTGAAAGTTAAG CCCGTTTACAACGATGTTTCCTCCAAAAGACAAAGTATATTTTTACCGCGATCCTCGTCCTGTCCCGATCTTTCGTTGTACCATTACAAAAACACCGGACGGTCAGTGCTCGGTAGATCATATTCATTAGCCCCTGACTCAACGCCAATTAGTTTACGAATGGGTTCGACGAATTTGCATAAAACGCAATCCGACAGTGACCTGTACCACATCGATCGTCAAAAAACATTCCGAAATTCGACAAACAGCCGTGGCGAGGACGATTTGATAACAAAGGTGGTGTCAGCATTGGGCAGTATTCGACAACAAGATGAAATTGATCGGAGTGGCTCGGAAATGGGTATAAACGGATTTTCGGATTCTCAAATTTTATCGTCGGAAAAAAGTTATTCCGCTTGGTCATTGCATCGGTGCGATGCTGAGCTGCATGCATCCCGTGCGAGTAGTTTAAGtaattttaatcaattgaCCTGGAACGGAAGAAATTCGAATGAAATCAGAGCAACAACAGACGCGACTGTTTCGTCACGGCCGAACGTTTTCAATCGTTCAGTTAGTTTGCACATTCCAGACGATGAGGATAACAAagatttacaaaatgttgtcAACAAAGAAGCGCTGAATCGAATGCTCAAGAAGCCACGCGTTCGATTACTTTCAGAACAGAGCAAACGAAATTCGGTTGTCTtttcagaaacggaaaaaaggAATGCGAAACGGGATTCCATCATCAGTTTGCCGCGTGAATACATATCGTCCACTTCAAGGGGCAGAGACAGCATAATTTCGATTCTGGATGCGCCCATACACGGAACAAAGTCAGAATTGTTAGAAAATACTTCAATTGCAGACCTAATTCGGGCATTGGAAGTGGTTCACACATCGGCTGTCTACGAAAATGGACCGGTAAATGCTTCACCAAAGATGAAAAGTCATCTAAGCCAAATGGTTAATAGTAGACGTGGTTCCCTTCGTCCAATACCCGGCTACACAACCGTTTTCTCCAGCTCTGATAACAAGGAGCACATGCGGAAAATTTCCACTCAATCAACTCCAAATCCATCGTCCTTTTCTCGTCACTTATCGCTACTACCACACTATCCTCCACCACAATATACGACAACGGTCGCACTAAAGCCGACTGTACACCGATCTAGTATACGTTTAGCAAACACATCACCGGAGCGAAACAATCCGTCGATACCACCATCAATATTGTTACAAAAGAAATTGCCACACGGCCCGAGTCCGCTGGCCAGAAATACGTAA